CGGGCGCAGTCGTCGGCAAAGCCCTGCGCAACCTCGGACGCAAACCGCTGGTCATCCCCGGCCGCATGAACAAGATCAGCGACTTCATCGGCAAGTACGCCACCCCGCGCCGCATGCAGACGATCATCTTCGGACAGCTGATCGGCCGCGCCACCACCAGCAACTGACAACCCCGCCCCCGGTTGCGTCGCCACGCTCAACGTGGCTCCCACCAGCCTCTCGGGACATCGACAACCTTCTGCCAGCAGCAACTGGAGCTCGACCCAGTTCGCGCTCTGCGGACGATCTCCCGTCGCCATGAACTCCGACGCGACCGCACGTGCCGCGTCGCCCCCATGAGGCTCGGGCACGGAACGAGGAGGTCGCTCCCCGCCTGCATCCGCAACGTTCCCGGCGCATCCGGCTCATCTCCTGCGAGAAGCACTGCCACACAGCGCTACCCGTCGCTCTAGGCAGTCGGCTCAACGGCGACTGCCGCGTCTTCCGGCACGAAGTCGCCCTCACCGACACTCCGGACCACACCGGTCTTCACAGCCAGGAGCACCGATTTGACCTTCGACGACGTCAGCAGCCGATTCCTTGCCTCAGGACCATCCGGGTTTCCGGATCGAGAGCACTTCGCGGCCATCGACGTGCCCGGTGCTGGTGGTCCGGTCGGTGGTGACCACGAGGCCTGCGAACAACAACGGCGCCGGTCCTGCGATCATGGCGGCTGTGGTGCGATTCGGGATCCCCCGGGGCCGTCACCCCCCCTGTTGAGGAGCTGCTGATCGTGCGCGAAGACCCGCCCCAAGGCGCGGATTCCTTGGGTTCACGCGGTCGTCGCAGCACTGTCGATGTGAGGGTGGCCGTGGCCGCGCCGGTGTCGCTTGCGGAGGACGGTTCTGCAACGGCAGCCGCACCGTCAACTCTCACATGCCGCCAGGTCAATGCGATCCCGCACCCGACCGTGAACCGGGAGTGGTGTCTGTGACAAATGGGAACGTGGACACTGATGTACTCCGTGAGGTCCCTGGCCCGCGAGACAATGAGCTGATTGCCCGGTCGCTGACGGATCCGGACGCCTTCGCGGGGATCTTCGATCGCCACTTCGGCACGATTCATCGCTATCTCGCTCGTCGAGCGGGGAACGATGCGGCGGATGATCTCGCCTCGGATGTGTTTGTGGTGGCGTTCGGTCGGCGGGCCGGTTTCGACCTGGCCTACGAGCACGCGCTGCCCTGGCTGTACGGAATTGCCGGCAACCTTCTGAACTCGAACCGTCGCCGCCTGGGCCGGGACATCGCCTTGCTCGCCCGTCACCCGAGGCCCGATGGCCCGTTGCCGTTCGAGGACCGGGTCGACGCCTCGATCGACGCCCGCCGCGAGGTCCGCGCGCTCGAGCGCCGGCTGCGGCGACTCTCGCAGGCGGATCTCGACACGCTGCTGCTCTACGCGTGGGAAGACCTCAGCTATCCCGAGATCGCCGAGGCGTTGCAGATCCCTGTCGGAACCGTGCGTTCGCGCTTGAACCGGCTCCGCCGCAAGCTGCGTGAACCGGAACCCGACGAACTCACAAGAACAGGGCGACAGCAGACCGAACCGGGGCAGGGAGATGGACATGGGTGACTTCACGGAGATCCGTAGTCGGCGACCCGAGCCGCAACCTCCCCGCGACGAGGTCATCCTCCAAGCGAGACAAAACCTGATGCGCACCATAGAAATCGACGAGTCCACGCAGTCATCTGCCTTCGAGGCCACTGGGTCACCGACTACGGTCGCCAAGCCCGGTTGGCTCCGTCGCCGGCCGGGGCGGGTGACGGCGGCGGTCAGTGCCGCCTGTGTCGCCGTCTCGGTGCTCGTCTTCGCCGCCGGATACGACCACATGGGTGTACCCGATCAGAGCCAGGTCGTTATCGTGGGCGCGGCGCGCACTCTGGAGCAATCGGCGGCCTTGGTCGCGGCGACGACCGAGCCGATCGAGGCCGGACCGGTCCGGCACCTGCAATTCACCAATCTGACCGATGCGGATCACCCGACGTACGACACCTTCGTGCGCCCGGACGGAACTGCACTCGTCGGCAAGATCGGCGGGGACCTCCACGAAACCTCCGGATACCTGACGAGCGCTCAACTGGCCGGCCTTCCTGCCGACCCCTACCAATTGCGGACACAAATGCTGAGCCTGTCGCGCCAGCTCGGACTCGGGTACACCGACGAAGCCCCTGACCGGGCACTTTATCGGTTGGCGACCAAGTTGCTTCCGGACCCCGCAGTCACGCCCGAGGTCAAGGCCGGCATCTATCGAGTCCTCGCCGGGCTCGACCTCGACGCGATCCGGGCACGTGACCTCGGCATCGGCACAGATCGGACCGGGCGGCCCGGCTATGTCGTCGAGTTCACCTTCGAGGAGGGCTACGTCGACCGGATGGTGATCGACAGTGGGACCGGAGCACTGATCAGTGTCGAGACGGTGGACCGTGATGGAAAACTCTTTGGCGGCCAGGTCAACGCCTTTGCCGAGATGGTCGACCAGATGCCGCCGGCGCACCCGTGACAGACATCGATGCTGCGGCCGCCGCCGCCGAAAGCGTCCTGGACGCCGTCACACCTACCACCGGCCGACCGGGCCCGCGCCCAGCACGTCGAAGACTCCATCGCCGACATCCGCCGCGACGGGAGGTACTCGACGACCACGCCACCACGCTCGCGGGTCATCGCATCGATCGTGTCGGCCCGTCGTCGGCTCAGCGGTCTTCGGAATGAGGGCGGTCCGTGCGAGGAATCTCGGTGACACTCCAGCCTGTGAAAAAGCGGCGGGCATTCACGAGATAGTTCCGCAGATGCCGGAAGAGCGCCGTTACCTCCCAAAACTGCATATTCATACCTGATGGTCTCATATGTCGAGAGCGCAGCGTGATTGTTTCCATCCCGCCTGACGTCCGGTAACCCGCCAAGCGCGGGGCCCCACGGAGGGCATCGCGAAGTCCTCATCTCGAGAATGGGCGCACGGTAGCCATACTCAATCCAGTTGCAGCTCCGGCTTATACAGGTCCAACCAGGTGTAGATGTCGACCGCGCGATCCAGGCTCGCCCGGGTGGCGGGATCCATCCGCATCGGATCTTGTGCCACCAGCTGTTGCATCCAGGTCCGGTCGATCAGGTCGAACAGCGGCGAATTGGCCTCAGCCAGGATCTCCTTCGCGAGCTGCTGCAGGTTCGTCGCGTAAGCGGGATCCTGTGTCAAGGGGTACCCGCTCTTCACACGGTCGACGACCGATTGCGGGAGCACATGTTTCGCGGCGTGGCGCAGCAGGCTCTTTTCGCGGCCGTCGAAGGTCTTCAGCGGCCACGGAGTGTTGTAGACGTATTCGACGAGGCGATGATCGCAGAACGGCACCCGAACCTCCAGGCCGGCCGCCATCGATACGCGATCCTTGCGGTCCAGCAGGATCCGCACGAACCGGGTCAGATGGAGGTAGCACGCCTCGCGCATGCGGTATTCGACCTCGGATTCGCCGGGCAGGTGTTCCACCTCCGCGCACGCCGCGGTGTATTGGTCGGCAATGTAGCTGTCGATATCCAACCTTTCGCGCAGCTCCGGATTCAGGACGTCCCAGTGGGCGTCGTCGGTGTGCGCGCCGGTGAAGGCCATCCACGGGAAGGCGTCTGCATTGACCGCCCTCTCGTCGTGGAACCACGGGTAGCCGCCGAACACCTCGTCGGCCGATTCACCCGACAACGCCACTGTCGACTGCTCGCGAATCGCCTTGAACAGCAGGTAAAGCGATAGATCCATATCGCCGAGTCCGGGCATGTCGCGCGCGCTGATCACCGCACGCCGCACTGAAAGATCGAGCAGATCGGCCGAATTCAGCATCACGTCGTTATGTGCGGACCCCACCAACGCCGCGACCTCGCGCGCGTACGGCGAGTCGGGGGTGTCGCGTACCTCGTCGGGGACGAAGTTCTGCTCTTGATGGAGAAAGTCCACCGAGAAGGTGCGCAGTTGCTCGCCGTGGCGCGCGAGACTCGCCGCGGCCAGACCGGTGATGGCGCTGGAATCCAGCCCACCCGAGAGCAATACGCAACGAGGCACATCGGAGATCAGCTGCCGGTCGACGATGTCGGTGAGCAGATCCCGCACCCGCTCGACGGACTCCACCCTGCTGTCGGTGTGCTCGACCGCCTCCAGGCGCCAGTAGGTGCGCTCGTGAATTCCATTGCGATCAACCCGGATCAGCGTGCCGGGCCGCAACTCGTACATGCCCTTCCATAACGACCTGCGCGGCTCCTTGGTCATGGCGAACAGCTCACGAACCCCGTCCAGATCGACGGCTTTGCGCGCCAACGGGTTCGCCAGAATTGCCTTGGGCTCCGACCCGAAGAGGACACCGTCCGGTGTCGGGTAGTAGTAGAGCGGCTTGATGCCCATGCGGTCTCGGATCATCACCAGCTTCTCCTCGCGCTGGTCCCAGATCGCTAAGGCGTACATGCCGTTGAGGCGATCGACGACGCTCTCGCCCCACTGCAGGTATGCGTGGAGAACCACCTCGGCATCACTGTCGGTGCGGAACGAATGACCCAGAGCCCGAAGCTGATCACGCAGTTCCCGGTAGTTGTACGTCTCCCCCGTGTACACCATTCCGACGTCCCCAGCGGGGGTGCTCACGCTCATCGGCTGCACCCCACCGGGCAGATCGATAATGGCCAGCCGCCGATGCCCGAGCCCCGCGTGAGTGCGTACGAAAGTGCCGCTGCCGTCCGGCCCGCGCAAAGCCATCGTGTCGGTCATCGCGTCGATGACACTCTGCTGTCGGGTCAGGTCGGAGTCGAACGACACCCAGCCTGCGATTCCACACATGTAACGTCCCCCAATTCGGTTACCTGCACAGCTATTACGAATTTTTGCGAGAACAACCTAGAACGTGTTCCAATTTGGAGGATCTGTGGCTATCGTCACAGCTACCGCTAGTCACATAAGGGGAGGGTGTTGCAATGAAGACCAAGGGTGCGTTGCTGTGGGGTATCAACGACAAGTGGTCGGTCGAAGAGATCGAACTCGGTGATCCGGTCGCCGGCGAGGTGCAGATCCGGATGGAAGCCGCCGGCATGTGCCACTCCGACCACCACATCGTCACCGGTGCGACGCCGATGGCGTCCTACCCTGCGATGGGTGGCCACGAGGGCGCGGGTGTGGTCATCAAGGTCGGCGATGGGGTCAAGGATCTCGAGGTGGGCGACCACGTCGTGCTCTCGTTCATCCCGGCGTGCGGGCGCTGCCCGTCGTGTTCGTCGGGACATTCGAACGTCTGCGATCTCGGTATGGGGCTGCTCAGCGGTCAGGCCATTGCCGACGGCAGCTACCGCATCCAGGCACGCGGGGAGAACGTCATCCCGATGAGCCTGCTCGGCACCTTCTCGCCGTACATGACCGTCCACGAGTCCCAGGCCGTGAAGATCGAGAAGGACATCCCGTTCGAGCTCGCGGCCCTCGTCGGCTGCGGTGTCCCGACCGGTTGGGGTTCGGCGACACACATCGCCGAGGTCGAGCCGGGTGACTCGGTCGCGATCATCGGCGTCGGCGGTGTCGGCATGAGCGCACTGCAGGGCGCCGTCGCGTCGGGCGCCCGCCACGTGTTCGCGATCGACCCGGTTCCGTTCAAGCGCGAGCAGGCCCTCGCGTTCGGTGCCACGCACGCCTTCCCGTCGATGGAAGAGGCGATCGCGCCGATCATGGAGATCACGTGGGGCCGCATGTGCCAGAAGACCATCATCACGGTCGGTGAGATGAAGGGTGAGTACATCGACCCGGCCCTCACCCTCACGGCCAAGAACGGCCGCTGCGTCGTCACCGCCATGGGCCACATGGCCGACATGGACGTCAAGCTCAACTCCTTCACCTTCGCGATGCTGCAGAAGAGCCTGCGGGGCAACATCTACGGTGGCTGCAACACCCGCGTCGACATCCCGAACCTGCTGAACCTGTACCGGGCGGGTCTGCTCAACCTCGAGGACATGGTCACCAACACCTACTCGCTCGAGCAGCTCAACGAGGGCTACCGGGACATGCTCGACGGCAAGAACATCCGCGGCGTCATCCGCTACACCGAAGCAGACTGGTAGGTCGCCGGTCGGGCGCGTCTCGCAATCTGATCGGGCAATGGCCGTGGACAACGCCTCGGCCGCCGTCGCCTACGACGGTGGCCGAGGCGTTGCACAAACTAGCACTCGGGCCCGAGCAGCTCCTGCAGTCGCTCGCCCTTGCGGTACAGCTCGATCAGCAGCGGCCGCAGAGCCGGCCTCGGTCAACGAGTACTCGGCGCGTGACGGGAACCCGACGAGTAGCCGACGCTGGACCAGCCCCCGGCCGTGTTCGCGGCCGCGTTCAACAGCGGTGAACCTGCCGCGGTGGAGGCCTTCTACGAGGAGCACGGAGTCCTGGTCCCCGAGCCCGGCGTGCCGGTGGCCGGTGCCGACCGGGCGGCCGCGAACGCACGCTTCCAGGGGCTCGGGCTGCCGATCGACGTCCGTCCCCGTCATGTCTACGTGGAGGACGACGTCGCCCTGCTCATCGTGGATTGGTCGATTCGCGGCGACGGCCCGGACGGCACCCCGGTCGACATCTCCGGTACCGCAACCGGTGTCGCGCGCCGGGGGTGGCGACGGCAAGTGGCGCTACATCATCGACAACCCGTTCGGCACGGCCTGAACCCCTCTGACCGCCTCGGCCGCTCAGGCCCGAGGTGTGCCGATCTCCACCACTTGCGCCCATTCCGGTGGCAGGTCGGGAACGTAGTCGTCGTCCTGCCAACCCCTCGGGCGAATCCGAGGAAACAGACCGACGACCGTCCGGCACCCGGGCCGGCTGCTGGGCCAGGGCGTCTCCCCGTCGGTGAGGACGACGATCACGTCCGGGCGGGGCCGACCGTGCAGCACCCTGGCGAATCCGGTGCGCAGATCGGTACCACCGCCCCCGAACAGCGGAATCTCCTCGGCGTGGCACAACGGGTGCACGACCCGGGCCGCCGCGTCGCACGACACCACCGTGACCAGGTCGCGGCGCCCGCCCACGGCCCGCGTGATGGCGGCCACCTCGAGCAGCGCGCTGCCCAGTTCCGCGTCGCTGACCGACGCCGACGTGTCGACGACGACGCTGACCCGGGGTGGGGTGCGCCGCAGGCTCGGCAGAACCGCGCCGGGCACGGCGGCGGAGCGCCGCGCCGGGCGACGGTAGGTGTAGTTCTCGCCGGTGCCGGAAGAGGATGTGGCCGTGCGGATCGCCGCGCCCAGCAGGGCTCGCCACGGCTGTGTCGGGTGCAGGGCTTCCTCCGCCCACCGCTGCCATCCGCGGGGTGCCTGGCCGGGCCGACCGACGATGCCGTGCGCCACCCGGAACCGGACCGCGTCGCGTTGCTGGGCACTGAGCCCGTTCGCCCCGTCGGGACCCAGCTCCCACTCCCGGCACAGCCCGTCGGCGCCGCTGCCACAATCGAGCCACGTCAGCCCGTCGGTACAGGGACCGAGGCGGAACTGGCTCAGATAGTCCTCCATGAGCTGGCCGCCCGGCAGTCCCAGGGTCGACGGCAGAACGGCATCGTCGGGTGTCGGCAATCCGTCTCCGAACGTGTCGTCGTTGATCTCCGCATCGGCGGCGATATTCATCCGCAGCCGATCGGCGCGGCCGGTCAGGTCATGTGCGCGGGCGTAGCGGTCGCTGCGGCCGTGGTGATCGCGCAGCAGATGCGACACCTCGTGGACCAACATCGAAGCCAGCTCATCCACCGGCCGCTGGGCGACGAAAGCGGGCGAGACGTAGCAGCGCCAGTGCCGGTCCACACCCATGGTCGGCACGCGGGGCGACGCGACGATGTGCAGCGCATACAGGGCGGTCGCCAAGTAGGGCCGCGCGCGGGCGGCGTGCAGCCGGGCGGCGTAGATCTTCTCGGAGTCGAGCTCCGACGACACCGTCATCGACCGGCCTGCGCGGCAGCGCGGTCGGCGGACCGGTCCGCCGCCACGGACACCGACACGACCCCGGCGAGCTGGTCGATCTCCGCAGGCACCTCCCAGTCGTCCCGGCGCAGGGTGGCCAGTGTGGTCGCCGGCACGACCACCAGGTCCGGTGGCCCGGTCTGCACCGCGGTCACCAGGAGCGTCCACGCCGCGTCCCAGCGGGACTTCTCCGGCTGTCGGCGGACGGCGGCGACAACCGCGTCGAGCACGGCCTGACGCAGATCGCCACGATCGGGCAGGCCGGCGGCCGGCGGATCGGCGAGCAGCGTCTCGGGGTCCGGGAGGTCCATGTGGTCGATGGCGGCCAGCAGCTCGAAACCGGGCCCGTCGCCGACGCTGCCCCGGACCAGCAGGGACAGCACGTCCGTCGACGACGAGGCGGCGTTGGCGAAAGCGATGAGCCGCACGGCCATGTCCCAGCTCCGCGGCGACGGCCAGGCGCCGCCGCGGCGGGTCTGACTGCCGGGGAGTTGATGTACGAGAGCGGGACGCGCGGTGAGGAGCTCACAGACCGCGCGGCGGGCGAAGGTCACTGCGTCGGAGAACTTCTCCGGGTCGAGGTGGGGCAGCGTCGCGCGGGGCCAGGTCCCGCCGAGACCTCGGACGACCACCTCGTGGTCGTGGGTCCAGTGCAGGTGCACGAAACGGTTGGCCAACGGTGGGCTCAGCTCCCAGCCGTCCGCTGCCGAGGACGGTGGGTTGGCGGCGGCAACGATGCGGACACCGGGCGGGAGTTGCAGTGTCCCGATTCGTCTTTCCAGGACGAGACGGAGCAGGGCCGCCTGCACGGCGGGCGGTGCCGTCGACAGTTCGTCCAGGAACAGCAGTCCCCGCCCGGCTCGCACGAGCCGGACGGCCCAGTCGGGCGGGGCCATCGGGACACCGTGCGTTGCGGGGTCGTCCCCGAGGACGGGCAGACCGGAGAAGTCCGACGGCTCGTGCACGCTGGCGATGACCGTGGTCAAC
This genomic stretch from Prescottella soli harbors:
- a CDS encoding AAA family ATPase: MHMTSTLLPNPPLTGELDSAAALSAMLGAVTTEPRPDDQLEALTLAVAADLPVLLWGEPGIGKTAALTQLAEAVDLPLTTVIASVHEPSDFSGLPVLGDDPATHGVPMAPPDWAVRLVRAGRGLLFLDELSTAPPAVQAALLRLVLERRIGTLQLPPGVRIVAAANPPSSAADGWELSPPLANRFVHLHWTHDHEVVVRGLGGTWPRATLPHLDPEKFSDAVTFARRAVCELLTARPALVHQLPGSQTRRGGAWPSPRSWDMAVRLIAFANAASSSTDVLSLLVRGSVGDGPGFELLAAIDHMDLPDPETLLADPPAAGLPDRGDLRQAVLDAVVAAVRRQPEKSRWDAAWTLLVTAVQTGPPDLVVVPATTLATLRRDDWEVPAEIDQLAGVVSVSVAADRSADRAAAQAGR
- a CDS encoding vWA domain-containing protein; amino-acid sequence: MTVSSELDSEKIYAARLHAARARPYLATALYALHIVASPRVPTMGVDRHWRCYVSPAFVAQRPVDELASMLVHEVSHLLRDHHGRSDRYARAHDLTGRADRLRMNIAADAEINDDTFGDGLPTPDDAVLPSTLGLPGGQLMEDYLSQFRLGPCTDGLTWLDCGSGADGLCREWELGPDGANGLSAQQRDAVRFRVAHGIVGRPGQAPRGWQRWAEEALHPTQPWRALLGAAIRTATSSSGTGENYTYRRPARRSAAVPGAVLPSLRRTPPRVSVVVDTSASVSDAELGSALLEVAAITRAVGGRRDLVTVVSCDAAARVVHPLCHAEEIPLFGGGGTDLRTGFARVLHGRPRPDVIVVLTDGETPWPSSRPGCRTVVGLFPRIRPRGWQDDDYVPDLPPEWAQVVEIGTPRA
- a CDS encoding RNA polymerase sigma factor; this encodes MDTDVLREVPGPRDNELIARSLTDPDAFAGIFDRHFGTIHRYLARRAGNDAADDLASDVFVVAFGRRAGFDLAYEHALPWLYGIAGNLLNSNRRRLGRDIALLARHPRPDGPLPFEDRVDASIDARREVRALERRLRRLSQADLDTLLLYAWEDLSYPEIAEALQIPVGTVRSRLNRLRRKLREPEPDELTRTGRQQTEPGQGDGHG
- the asnB gene encoding asparagine synthase (glutamine-hydrolyzing), yielding MCGIAGWVSFDSDLTRQQSVIDAMTDTMALRGPDGSGTFVRTHAGLGHRRLAIIDLPGGVQPMSVSTPAGDVGMVYTGETYNYRELRDQLRALGHSFRTDSDAEVVLHAYLQWGESVVDRLNGMYALAIWDQREEKLVMIRDRMGIKPLYYYPTPDGVLFGSEPKAILANPLARKAVDLDGVRELFAMTKEPRRSLWKGMYELRPGTLIRVDRNGIHERTYWRLEAVEHTDSRVESVERVRDLLTDIVDRQLISDVPRCVLLSGGLDSSAITGLAAASLARHGEQLRTFSVDFLHQEQNFVPDEVRDTPDSPYAREVAALVGSAHNDVMLNSADLLDLSVRRAVISARDMPGLGDMDLSLYLLFKAIREQSTVALSGESADEVFGGYPWFHDERAVNADAFPWMAFTGAHTDDAHWDVLNPELRERLDIDSYIADQYTAACAEVEHLPGESEVEYRMREACYLHLTRFVRILLDRKDRVSMAAGLEVRVPFCDHRLVEYVYNTPWPLKTFDGREKSLLRHAAKHVLPQSVVDRVKSGYPLTQDPAYATNLQQLAKEILAEANSPLFDLIDRTWMQQLVAQDPMRMDPATRASLDRAVDIYTWLDLYKPELQLD
- a CDS encoding NDMA-dependent alcohol dehydrogenase encodes the protein MKTKGALLWGINDKWSVEEIELGDPVAGEVQIRMEAAGMCHSDHHIVTGATPMASYPAMGGHEGAGVVIKVGDGVKDLEVGDHVVLSFIPACGRCPSCSSGHSNVCDLGMGLLSGQAIADGSYRIQARGENVIPMSLLGTFSPYMTVHESQAVKIEKDIPFELAALVGCGVPTGWGSATHIAEVEPGDSVAIIGVGGVGMSALQGAVASGARHVFAIDPVPFKREQALAFGATHAFPSMEEAIAPIMEITWGRMCQKTIITVGEMKGEYIDPALTLTAKNGRCVVTAMGHMADMDVKLNSFTFAMLQKSLRGNIYGGCNTRVDIPNLLNLYRAGLLNLEDMVTNTYSLEQLNEGYRDMLDGKNIRGVIRYTEADW